The Oncorhynchus kisutch isolate 150728-3 linkage group LG20, Okis_V2, whole genome shotgun sequence genome has a segment encoding these proteins:
- the LOC109865846 gene encoding microtubule-associated proteins 1A/1B light chain 3C, whose protein sequence is MMPPFEKPQQPKSFKQRKSFATRKQEVAGIRTKFPTKIPVIIERYQREKYLPPLDKTKFLVPQELSMTQFVTIIRNRMSLMQSQAFYLLINNSGLASMSLTMAQVYKDHKDDDGFLYMTYASQEMFGNCVEIHEESLPIAGNV, encoded by the exons ATGATGCCTCCATTTGAGAAACCACAGCAGCCCAAGTCCTTCAAGCAGAGAAAAAGCTTTG CCACGAGAAAACAGGAGGTCGCGGGGATCCGAACAAAGTTTCCAACAAAAATTCCG GTTATCATTGAAAGGTATCAACGGGAGAAGTACTTGCCGCCTCTTGATAAAACGAAATTCCTGGTCCCCCAAGAACTTTCCATGACTCAGTTTGTCACCATTATAAG AAATCGTATGTCTCTGATGCAGAGTCAAGCGTTCTACCTGCTTATCAATAATAGTGGCCTGGCCAGCATGTCTCTTACCATGGCGCAAGTCTACAAGGACCACAAGGATGACGATGGCTTTCTCTACATGACCTATGCTTCTCAAGAAATGTTTGGTAATTGTGTTGAAATCCACGAAGAGTCATTGCCAATTGCTGGAAATGTTTGA